CAGATGGGCGGCGATCTGCGCACCCATCACGCCCGCGCCCAGCACGGCGACTTTTTTCACATTGAATCGGGACATGAGCTATGTTCCATTAAGGGCCAGCGGCCTTGCCACGGACAAAGCATGGGACTGAGGCGCTGGCTGTTTTTTGTCTTGAGATTTACTGAACGCGAATCCAGGTCTGCGTACGCCAGAAAGGACCGATGGAGCCACGCACTTCCAGCTTCTGGCCTTCGTCGATGGGCGTCAGGCGCACGGTATAGGTCTTGCCGTTTTCGGGGTCGAGAATCCTGCCGCCTTCCCAGACCTCCTTGCCCTCGGCCTTCTTGACGCCGCTGATCAGCGTCATGCCCACCACGGGCTTGTCCTTGAGCTCGTCCTTGCACTCGGTGCACAGCGCATTCGGGTCCGCGCCCTTGCGCAGCAGGGCCTCAACCTTGCCCGTGACCACGCCGCCGGCCTCGGTGATCTTCACCTGCGCCTTGGGCGTGTTTTCCTTTTCATCCATGCTGCGCCAGGTGCCCACGGGCGACATCTGCGCCCAGGCGGCCGACATGCTGCCCGCTACCAATACAAGAGCTGCTACCGCTTTGATCTTCTTCATTTCCTGGTCCTTTATATTCAAAACAAGGGATGAATAGGCGCATGAAGCTACTCTTTCAATAGCAACACAGCATGCGCCTGCGGAACCTCAGGCCAGGGCCGCGTCGCTGTCCATCAGCGACTGGCTGCCGGCGCGCGCGGTGCGCATCAGCGTCGCCGTCTCGGGGAACAGCTTGGCGAAGTAAAAGCGCGCGGTCTGCAGCTTGCCCTGGTAGAAGGGATCTGCATTGCCGGCCGCGATCTCGCGCAGCGCCACCTGGGCCATGCGGGCAAACAGGTAGCCAAAGACCAGATGGCCGGCCACACGCAGATAGTCCACGGCGGCTGCGCCGACTTCGTCGGGGTTCTGCATGCCCTTGAAACCGATCTCGGTGGTGAACTTGGTCATCTGCTCGCCCAGCATGGCAATGGGCGTGATGAACTCGCTCATCTTCTCGTTGACGCCTTCTTCCTCCACCAGCTGGGCGATCAGCTTGCCAAACTTCTTGAGCGTCGCGCCCTGGTTGCCCAGGATCTTGCGGCCCAGCAGATCCAGCGCCTGGATGCCGTTCGTGCCTTCATAGATCATGTTGATGCGCGCATCGCGCACAAACTGCTCCATGCCCCATTCCTTGATGAAACCGTGGCCGCCGAAGACCTGCTGGCTCAGGGTCGTCGCCGTCCAGCCGTTGTCGGTGATGAAGGCCTTGACGATGGGCGTCAGCAGGGCCACCAGCTCGCCGCTGTCCTTGCGCACCTTTTCGTCGGGGTGGTGCAGCTCCTTGTCCAGCAGCAGGCCGCAGAAGGTGGACAGCGCGCGGCCGCCTTCGGCATAGGCCTTGGCCGTGAGCAGCATGCGGCGCACATCGGGATGGACGATGATGGGGTCGGCCGGCTTGTCCTTGGCCTTCACGCCCGACAGGCTGCGCATCTGCAGGCGGTCCTTGGCATAGGCCAGCGCATTCTGGTAGGCCACTTCGGTCAGTCCGAGCGACTGGTTGCCCACGCCCAGGCGGGCCGCGTTCATCATCACGAACATGGCTTGCAGACCCTTGTTGGGCTCGCCCACCAGAGTGCCGATGGCGCCGTCGATATTGATCTGGGCCGTGGCATTGCCGTGAATGCCCATCTTGTGCTCCAGCGCACCGCAGAAAATCGGGTTGCGCTCACCCAGCGAACCATCGGCCTTCACCTTGAACTTGGGCACGACGAACAGGCTGATGCCCTTGGAGCCGACAGGCGCATCGGGCAGACGCGCCAGCACCAGGTGCACGATGTTGCTGGTGAAGTCATGCTCGCCGGCCGAGATGAAGATCTTGTTGCCGGTGATCTTGTAGCTGCCGTCCGCCTGAGGCTCGGCCTTGGTGCGCAGCAGGCCCAGGTCAGTGCCGCAATGGGGCTCGGTCAGGCACATGGTGCCGGTCCACTCGCCGCTGGTCAGCTTGCCCAGATAGGTCTTCTTCTGCTCCGGCGTGCCATAGGCATGCAGAGCCTCATAGGCGCCATGCGACAGACCGGGATACATGGTCCATGCCTGATTGGCGCTGTTGAGCATTTCATAAAGCGCCGAATTGAGCACGAACGGCAAACCCTGGCCGCCATACTCCGGATCGCAGGACAGTGCCGGCCAGCCGCCCTCGATGAACTGCGCATACGCCTGCTTGAACCCCTTGGGCGTGGTGACCTCGTGGGTCTCCTTGTTCAGCGTGCAGCCCTCTTCATCGCCGGAGATATTCAAGGGAAACGTGACATTGGCCGCAAACTTTCCCGCCTCTTCGACCACCGCATTGATGGTGTCGGCATCAACCTCCGCATACTTGGGAATCTGCTGATAGGTCTCGGTGACCTTGAAGACCTCGTGCATGAGGAATTGCATGTCACGCAGTGGCGGGTTGTAGCTGGGCATTTGTCGTCTCCTGTGATGGTTGCGCGTTGAACGGTTTGCTTTTGGGGTTGGAACTGACGCGGGTTGTGAATGGCGTCAGGCGGCTGGCGGCTCGCTGGCATAGCGCGCCAGAATGTTGTTGAAGCCTGCATTAGCCCGCTCTATCGAGCCCTCGCTATGCAGAAAGCGCGCCTCGTAATGCAGGGCAAGAATCAGGCCGTGAATTTCAAACAGCAACTGGCTGGCGTCCGCATCGGCACGCAGATCGCCGCATTCCTGGCTTTGCACAATGGTGCGGCGCATGGCGGCCAGCCAGGTGCTGACGGACTCGGACAGTGCATCGCGCACCGGCCCCGTGCGATCGTCAAACTCCACCGCTCCGCTGATATAGATGCAGCCGGAGTCGATCTCCATGGAGGTGCGCTTCATCCAGTTGCCAAACAGCGCGCGCAGACGCGGAATGCCGCGCGGCGCCTCGATGGCGGGGTAGAAGACTTCCTGCTCGAAACGGTCGTGGTACTCGTGCACCACGGAAATCTGCAATTCCTCACGCGAGCCGAAATGGGCAAACACACCTGATTTGCTCATGCCCGTGAGTTCGGCAATCGCGCCAATGGACAGCCCTTCAAGGCCGATATGGGTGGCCAGATTGAGCGCAGCCTCGACAATCGTGGCCTTGGTTTGCTGACCTTTTGCGAGTGATCGGCCCGCAGACTTGGCGGCGCCCCCCTCCACGGCCTTACTGGGGCTAACCGCAGCTTGCGCCTCTGCGTGCAGCTTGCGAGACTTTGCGCTGGTCTTCCTGCCCGCAGCCCCCCCGCGGCCAGCCGGGTGCGCCACATCCCGACTTGCGGGCGAAGTTGAAGAACGGGAAGCGGAGGACGAGGCCATGAAACTCTCAATAAAACGAACGTTCGTTCTATTTTGCACAATTTCCGACCGGTTTTGAATCCATCAAGGGTAAATACTTAGCCTTTCCCTGCCAGGACTTGTGTCGACTCAGCTGCCTCGATGCGCAATAAAAAACGCCGCCAGTCCTGAGACTGCGGCGTTCCTGAAAGAGTGCCTGACGAGCGACTCAGACCACGACCATCATGGCCAGGCTGGCATCCAGGTGTTCCGTGGGCAGGCGGCGGAAGCCGGAGCGGGCATAGCGCTGCAGACGTCCCAGCGCAAACGAGGTCAGCACACTGGCAGCAACCGATGCTTCGGCCGTCGGTGCAGCAGAGCCCATGGCACCGGCGGCAGGGCGCAGGCATTGGCGCAAGGTGGACTCGATGCGGTCAAAGAACTGGTTCATGCGGGTCTGCAGACGCTCGTGCTCGAAAACGATGGCATCGCCGACCATCACTCGCACCATGCCGGGGTTTTTTTCGCCAAACTGCAGCAGCAATGCCACCACGCGGTTGGCATTGCGCACGCTCGTGACCGGATCATGCGCGGTCTCGGGCACATCGCGGCCCACAATCTGCTGCACCAGCGTGAAGACGGACTGCTCGATGAACTCGATCAGGCCCTCGAACATCTGGGCCTTGCTGGCGAAGTGACGGTACAGGGCCGCCTCGCTCACGCTCAGATGGGCTGCCAGGGCTGCCGTGGTGATACGGTCGGCACCGGGCTTTTCCAGCATGGAGGCCAATGCCTGCAGGATTTGCTCGCGGCGTTCGCCGGGCTTGGGGCGCTTGCGCGCAGGAGCCAT
This region of Comamonas thiooxydans genomic DNA includes:
- the slmA gene encoding nucleoid occlusion factor SlmA — encoded protein: MSESEVLSPVSNIENPAEDSPAAPAMAPARKRPKPGERREQILQALASMLEKPGADRITTAALAAHLSVSEAALYRHFASKAQMFEGLIEFIEQSVFTLVQQIVGRDVPETAHDPVTSVRNANRVVALLLQFGEKNPGMVRVMVGDAIVFEHERLQTRMNQFFDRIESTLRQCLRPAAGAMGSAAPTAEASVAASVLTSFALGRLQRYARSGFRRLPTEHLDASLAMMVVV
- a CDS encoding TetR/AcrR family transcriptional regulator, which translates into the protein MASSSASRSSTSPASRDVAHPAGRGGAAGRKTSAKSRKLHAEAQAAVSPSKAVEGGAAKSAGRSLAKGQQTKATIVEAALNLATHIGLEGLSIGAIAELTGMSKSGVFAHFGSREELQISVVHEYHDRFEQEVFYPAIEAPRGIPRLRALFGNWMKRTSMEIDSGCIYISGAVEFDDRTGPVRDALSESVSTWLAAMRRTIVQSQECGDLRADADASQLLFEIHGLILALHYEARFLHSEGSIERANAGFNNILARYASEPPAA
- a CDS encoding acyl-CoA dehydrogenase C-terminal domain-containing protein; translation: MPSYNPPLRDMQFLMHEVFKVTETYQQIPKYAEVDADTINAVVEEAGKFAANVTFPLNISGDEEGCTLNKETHEVTTPKGFKQAYAQFIEGGWPALSCDPEYGGQGLPFVLNSALYEMLNSANQAWTMYPGLSHGAYEALHAYGTPEQKKTYLGKLTSGEWTGTMCLTEPHCGTDLGLLRTKAEPQADGSYKITGNKIFISAGEHDFTSNIVHLVLARLPDAPVGSKGISLFVVPKFKVKADGSLGERNPIFCGALEHKMGIHGNATAQINIDGAIGTLVGEPNKGLQAMFVMMNAARLGVGNQSLGLTEVAYQNALAYAKDRLQMRSLSGVKAKDKPADPIIVHPDVRRMLLTAKAYAEGGRALSTFCGLLLDKELHHPDEKVRKDSGELVALLTPIVKAFITDNGWTATTLSQQVFGGHGFIKEWGMEQFVRDARINMIYEGTNGIQALDLLGRKILGNQGATLKKFGKLIAQLVEEEGVNEKMSEFITPIAMLGEQMTKFTTEIGFKGMQNPDEVGAAAVDYLRVAGHLVFGYLFARMAQVALREIAAGNADPFYQGKLQTARFYFAKLFPETATLMRTARAGSQSLMDSDAALA
- a CDS encoding DUF2147 domain-containing protein: MKKIKAVAALVLVAGSMSAAWAQMSPVGTWRSMDEKENTPKAQVKITEAGGVVTGKVEALLRKGADPNALCTECKDELKDKPVVGMTLISGVKKAEGKEVWEGGRILDPENGKTYTVRLTPIDEGQKLEVRGSIGPFWRTQTWIRVQ